A single genomic interval of Acetobacteroides hydrogenigenes harbors:
- a CDS encoding glycyl-radical enzyme activating protein gives MEKGVVFDIKRFAVNDGPGIRTAVFLKGCPLRCQWCHNPEGLCKEIEQSTKSVKVDGVAYSMPYSIGYEISADDLVAEILKDRIFMEESGGGVTFSGGEPMLQHQFLQKVLKKLHRNGIHTAVDTSGLTAWENLESIIPFTSLFLYDLKCIDEEKHRRFTGVSNGIILDNLRKLSERRIPVQIRIPVIPTFNYNDEEMNSILSFIGSLKNVERVDLLPYHTIAQSKYERLGISNSLFEEKSLKNEDLQSYFTQIQERGVKVSIGG, from the coding sequence ATGGAGAAAGGAGTTGTATTTGACATCAAGCGCTTTGCGGTAAACGATGGTCCCGGGATACGTACGGCCGTATTTCTTAAAGGATGCCCTCTACGCTGCCAGTGGTGCCATAATCCCGAAGGCTTATGCAAGGAGATAGAGCAATCGACCAAAAGCGTAAAGGTTGATGGGGTGGCCTACTCCATGCCCTACAGCATTGGCTACGAAATATCGGCAGATGATCTTGTAGCGGAAATCTTGAAGGATCGCATATTTATGGAGGAGTCGGGAGGCGGCGTAACCTTTTCGGGTGGCGAGCCGATGCTCCAGCATCAGTTCTTACAGAAGGTGCTCAAGAAGCTTCATCGAAATGGTATTCATACTGCTGTAGATACCTCGGGGCTTACGGCTTGGGAAAACCTTGAAAGCATTATCCCCTTCACCAGCCTTTTCCTTTACGACCTTAAGTGCATCGACGAGGAGAAGCATCGCCGCTTTACTGGCGTTTCCAACGGTATCATTCTCGATAACCTTAGGAAGCTGTCGGAGCGACGCATTCCGGTTCAGATTCGCATTCCCGTAATACCCACCTTCAACTACAATGACGAGGAGATGAACAGCATCCTATCGTTTATCGGAAGTTTGAAGAATGTCGAAAGGGTTGATCTGCTCCCCTACCACACCATCGCCCAGTCGAAGTACGAGCGGTTGGGCATCAGCAATTCGCTCTTTGAGGAGAAGTCGCTGAAGAATGAGGATCTACAGAGCTACTTTACCCAGATCCAAGAGCGAGGCGTAAAGGTGTCAATTGGAGGATAA